The Macellibacteroides fermentans genome includes the window ATGGTGCGGTTTTCCAGATCTTCGGCCTTTACCTGCGAGATGGCCCCGGTAACGGAGCTCTTTTTCTGAACACCGTATCCTACCACTACAACCTCTTCCAGCGTTTTAGTATCCTCCTTTAGCTGAATGTTCATCACTCCTGCAACGGCTTTCTTCTCCTGAGTTACAAAGCCGATATAGGAAAATACAATGGTGGCACCCTGCTGTACGGACAGACTGTAGTTGCCATTTAAGTCGCTCATCACACCGTTGGTGGTTCCTTTTTCAACGATGCTCACTCCGAGCATAGGCTCTTTCAGGTCGTCTGTAATACGCCCTGAAACTTTAACGGGTCCCTGTGCCGATAGGTAAGACACAGTGGCCAACAGAAAAAGCACCATGATAAGTAGCTTTTTCACCGATTTGCTTTTCATAATTCTTTTCATTAAGTTATTAACTAGATTGATTACTGCATGTTCCCGGTTTCTTCCCCGCCTTTGCAGGGAATAAGCCGGGAGTTTACGTTCTTTACATTAAAATGTGGTATGGTTTTACAACGGATCAGAAGCCGCGGGTTGGAAATGCTCTTACCAGCTCCATCAACTCCTTGTCGTGATTATACTTTTCTTCGCATACATTGTCGAAGCACATCGCAGCACCCTTTTGGGCTGTATAAGGATCCCATTGGGGCAGACTTTCGTGGTTGGGATTGCCTGTCCGTGCAAAATTTATCCAGGCGCTGCTCATTTTCTGTGCCAGTATTTGCGCTTTGCCGCTCCCGCCGGTCATACTGGCGTGACGTGTTACATTGTCGAAAACAAACGGAATCTCCATGCAGTGTGTGCTTCGCAGGCTGCCATTCATTACGGGTGATTCCCAGGTAAAAAGATACATATAGACAGGAGCTCCCTGTTGAGCGGCCTTCAGACGTGCCTGTTCCACTGCACCGGGACGGAAGATTACATCTACATCCAACAGATCCTTGGGTTCATAGTAGGGGTATGCCTTTTCAAATGCAGCAAGGAAATCGTTGGTCTTTTCGCCGTACTTCTGTTTAAGTATCTCCACGGCTTTTTCTTTTGTGATGGTTCTGTAGGCCGGCACATAGGTGCTCATGGTGAATTCGTGTAGTGTGGTTCCTATCATCACAGGTATGTCCTTACTCTGTGCCGGAGCTTGCGGATCGAAAGGTTGTGCGGGCAACACATCGCCGTCTACCGTTGGCGCCCATCCGAAGATAAAGGAGGAGATACCCTCTTTTTCGGCCTGTTCCTTTACTTTCTTTATAGCCGTTTCGCCGGCGGCAAGTAACTTTTCGTAGGGTATTGTTTGCAACTGGTCGAGCTGAGAGGGTTTTAATCCCAATTCCTCCACCACGGCCGTACCGATACGGCGTGAATACGTTGCTTCCATTGTTCGCAACATTGAACCGCTCTGTATAATGGCTTTGTGAAACAGCCCCTTGGCCGATGGTGTGGCAAGAAGGGTGGAGACTTTGCCTCCGCCGCCCGACTGTCCGAATATGGTTACATTCTGTGCATCGCCTCCAAAGGAAGCAATATTCTTGTTTACCCATTGAAGAGCTGCAACTAAGTCGAGTAACCCTGCATTGCCCGATTTAGCATATTTGTCTCCGAAGGCAGAGAGGTCCAGAAAGCCCAGCGCGTTGAGCCGGTGGTTAAGGGTTACAACAACTACATCTCCATTCTTTGCCAGGTTACTTCCATCATAGGATGGTAATTCCTGTCCGCTTCCGGCAGCATAACCTCCGCCGTGAAGCCATACCATGACAGGGCGTTTCTTTCCGTCTTTTAATCCGGGAGTCCATATGTTTACACGCAGACAGTCCTCGTCGGGGAACCCGTCGTTCCAGTCAAAGGCAAAAGCCGACTCGTCGTGATACCAGCCTGTACGTTTGCCCTGTGGGCAAGTAGGACCATAGGCACGGCTGCTCCGGATTCCTTCCCACTTTGCAACGGGTTGGGGAGGCATGAAGCGTTCGGCTTTGGCATACGGAATACCTTTGTATATGTACACACCGTTTTCCTGATATCCGGCCACCGTTCCGGATTCAGTTTCTGCAATTGCATTGGTGTCCGACGCGAGGACTTCGCCATCAGTCTTCGCCTCTTGCTTGTCAGCTTTTACAGTCCCTCCGCAAGAGGACAGGAGGAGGGCAGCCGTGAGTAGCGGCAATGAGAAAAATAGTTTTTTCATGGTAGCATAATTTTCTTGATTATTACGTCGGCAATATTACCCCCTTTCCTCCGGACGGATTGTCTGATGCATTCAAACGGTTTTCATTTACGTTCAAAATGATTGTTCTATGTGTTCAAATGTTTGTTCTTTTGTTCAAATGGAGTCTGCTACAAGCTGTAGCCCGATTATTATGCTTATTTTCGCATCGGAACAAACAAATCGGACTATGTTGATCGCTGATTATCCATACAGAAAAAACACCTTCGGTGCACACCTGTGGCTGCTGCTTTTTATCTGCATATTTTCTTCCTGCCGCCCTTCCGAACCGGAAACCGGACAAGGATATAGTGCCGGAGCAGAGAGCCCGGTGATCACGAACGATATTTCAAACCAACAGATCAAAGCCTTTGCCGAGGATGCGCAAGGTTACATCTGGGTGGGAACTTTCCGCGGACTGAACCGATATAACGTACACGAATACCATCAATATTTTTGTACGGACGACTCGTCGGGATTACCGGATAATCAAATAACGGACCTTTTACTTGACTCGAAAGGCAGGATGTGGGTGGCAACCGTAAACGGAGTCTGCATCTACACCGATAAGGATAATTTTCAGCGTATTCCATTCGATCATGAAAACAATAATATTCACCAACTGATGGAGAACCGCGAGGGGCATATTCTGATGGCTACCGAGCAACAACTTTTTGTTTACAATTCCGACCGAAACCGACTGGATTGTGTGTTGACGGATCTTGATCCGCAGCATACCTTCAATACGGAATGTCATATTGATAATGAAAACAACCTGTGGGTGGTAAATTACAGTTCGTTACGTAGGTACAACGCATCAACGATGGAGCTTCTGGATTCCATAGCTACAAAGAGTTACCCTTATCACTCTTTTATGCATGGCGACGAACTTTGGCTTACAGGCAACCAGACTCTTTCTATCTTCGACACACGAACCCGCCAGTACTGCCCTGTTCCGGAGGTAATTGCCAGACATCCCCAGCTGGCTTCGGCCGAAATCGATTATATTCATCCTTATGGTTCACATGCATTGTTGCTGAATACGACCAAATACGGGATGTTCTGCTATAATTATAAGGAGGGTACCGTGACTCATCAGAGTGAAGATGGCTTTCCTTTTGAGGTGCCTCGTTTTAAGATTAACCAGCTGTTTACTGATTCGCAACAGAATTTGTGGATAGGTTCTGTTGATCAGGGTTACACCGTTTGTTACAACTATAAGGAGCGTTTCAACAACAATAATTACCTGCGCTCGCGATTGGAAAATAAATCGGTTGTGTCTATAGCCGTCAGTAAGGAGCAGGATCTGTGGATTTCAACCCTGATGGACGGACTGTTCGTTTACAATATGCGGAACCAGAAGATGGAGTCGATAGATTTGGATCGCCTTTTGCCACAGGCTAGCAAGAAAGCTGTGCATGTAAATCAGTTACTAGTGGACCACAGTGATGCGATTTGGATGACTGTAACAGATAACATGGTACTAAAGTGCCGATACGTAAATGGACGGTTGGAAGTGGAGAGCAGGTTTCAGGTATTTCTGCCAATGTCAATCACCCAGGATGAACACAAAACCATCTGGATCGGCACGGCTACTCCTTATGTATATGCTCTTAAGCAAGGCGACACTCAATTTCGTACAATTCAGGCATTCGATACCCGGTTTACCTTTATACCCGGTCTATTGCCTTTACGTAACGGCAATTTGCTGGTTGCTGCTTTTTATCAACCGATGAAGCTGATTGATCGTGAAAGTGATGAGATTAGCCGGTTGGAGGTGACCGACGAGGATATGAAAGGCAGCATACAACGCTCTGTTTTTATTCCAACGGCCCTACATGAAGATAGCCGGGGTGATATATGGATAGGTACAGTAAGTAACGGTTTACTTTGTTACACACCATCAACCGGAAAAATAAGGCCTGTATTGGGTAGTCCCTGTCTGGATATTTCTAGTATTGAAGAGGATGAACAGGGGCATCTTTGGGTGAGCACGCTATATGGCCTTGGAAAATACGACCGCTCTGT containing:
- a CDS encoding carboxylesterase/lipase family protein: MKKLFFSLPLLTAALLLSSCGGTVKADKQEAKTDGEVLASDTNAIAETESGTVAGYQENGVYIYKGIPYAKAERFMPPQPVAKWEGIRSSRAYGPTCPQGKRTGWYHDESAFAFDWNDGFPDEDCLRVNIWTPGLKDGKKRPVMVWLHGGGYAAGSGQELPSYDGSNLAKNGDVVVVTLNHRLNALGFLDLSAFGDKYAKSGNAGLLDLVAALQWVNKNIASFGGDAQNVTIFGQSGGGGKVSTLLATPSAKGLFHKAIIQSGSMLRTMEATYSRRIGTAVVEELGLKPSQLDQLQTIPYEKLLAAGETAIKKVKEQAEKEGISSFIFGWAPTVDGDVLPAQPFDPQAPAQSKDIPVMIGTTLHEFTMSTYVPAYRTITKEKAVEILKQKYGEKTNDFLAAFEKAYPYYEPKDLLDVDVIFRPGAVEQARLKAAQQGAPVYMYLFTWESPVMNGSLRSTHCMEIPFVFDNVTRHASMTGGSGKAQILAQKMSSAWINFARTGNPNHESLPQWDPYTAQKGAAMCFDNVCEEKYNHDKELMELVRAFPTRGF